Genomic window (Bacillaceae bacterium S4-13-56):
TACGTGAATCCATCAGAAATCCAGTCGATCTCAACGGAGGACTTAGCTAACAGATTACAAGGGGAGAATGGCAATGATGCCCTCTATATAGATGTTCGCGAACATGATGAATATGTAGCCGGCCATGTTGAAGGGATGCTTAATTTTCCATTGAGCAACTTAGAGGAAAGTATGAAAAAGATTCCTAAAGACATAGAGGTAGTTATCATTTGTCAGAGCGGTAATAGAAGTATGCAGGCTGCGGAGTTGTTTC
Coding sequences:
- a CDS encoding rhodanese-like domain-containing protein, translated to MSIKKGSLFIGIIAVIIVIAYNYVNPSEIQSISTEDLANRLQGENGNDALYIDVREHDEYVAGHVEGMLNFPLSNLEESMKKIPKDIEVVIICQSGNRSMQAAELFQKNGYENIVNVEGGINSWQGKLVQK